A region of Streptomyces halobius DNA encodes the following proteins:
- a CDS encoding ferritin-like domain-containing protein, giving the protein MTGTTRDKDSAQDELTAVQAALAAEHAAVYGYGVVGGRIADARRKEAQAAYDAHRARRDALHRTVRDLGGRPEAAAAAYELPFPVPDTAAAARLAAELEERLAAVYADLVRAGGKERRREAAAALREAAVRSVRWRGSGVAFPGLPERATAPDAPSGSASAPSDAL; this is encoded by the coding sequence ATGACGGGCACCACTCGCGACAAGGACAGCGCGCAGGACGAGCTGACCGCCGTACAGGCAGCGCTGGCCGCCGAACATGCCGCCGTGTACGGCTACGGCGTCGTCGGCGGGCGGATCGCCGATGCCCGGCGCAAGGAGGCACAGGCGGCCTACGACGCGCATCGCGCGCGCCGGGACGCGCTGCACCGCACCGTGCGTGATCTGGGCGGTAGGCCCGAGGCCGCGGCGGCCGCCTACGAACTGCCCTTCCCCGTACCGGACACCGCTGCCGCCGCCCGGCTCGCCGCCGAGCTGGAGGAACGGCTGGCCGCCGTCTACGCGGACCTCGTACGGGCCGGCGGAAAGGAGCGGCGCAGGGAGGCGGCGGCCGCGCTGCGTGAGGCGGCGGTGCGGTCGGTGCGCTGGCGCGGCAGCGGCGTAGCCTTCCCTGGGCTCCCGGAGCGGGCCACGGCCCCCGACGCCCCGTCGGGCTCCGCGAGCGCCCCCTCCGACGCGCTCTGA
- the rbfA gene encoding 30S ribosome-binding factor RbfA, whose product MADNARAKKLADLIREVVAQKLQRGIKDPRLGTHVTITDTRVTGDLREATVFYTVYGDDEDRASAAAGLESAKGVLRSAVGAAAGTKFTPTLTFVADALPENAKTIEDLLDKARASDAKVREVSSGAQYAGDADPYRKPGDDEDDEGAAAE is encoded by the coding sequence GTGGCCGACAATGCGCGGGCGAAGAAGCTGGCGGACCTCATCCGGGAGGTGGTCGCCCAGAAGCTGCAGCGCGGAATCAAGGACCCGCGACTCGGTACGCATGTGACCATCACGGACACCCGGGTCACCGGCGACCTGCGGGAGGCGACGGTCTTCTACACGGTCTACGGCGACGACGAGGACCGTGCCAGCGCGGCCGCCGGGCTGGAAAGCGCCAAGGGCGTCCTGCGCTCCGCGGTCGGGGCCGCGGCGGGAACGAAGTTCACGCCCACCCTGACTTTCGTGGCGGACGCCCTGCCGGAGAACGCCAAGACGATCGAGGACCTGCTCGACAAGGCGCGGGCCTCGGACGCCAAGGTGCGCGAGGTGTCCTCGGGCGCCCAGTACGCCGGCGACGCCGACCCGTACCGCAAGCCCGGTGACGACGAGGACGACGAGGGCGCAGCGGCGGAATGA
- a CDS encoding proline--tRNA ligase, protein MANAAQVQRMSRLMIKTLRDDPADAETASHKLLVRAGYVRRSSAGIWTWLPLGMKVLENVSRVVREEMDAIGAQEVLLPALLPKEPYETSGRWEEYGDLLFRLKDRKGADYLLGPTHEEIFTLTVKDQCTSYKDLPVILYQIQTKYRDEARPRSGVLRGREFHMKDSYSFDTTDEGLEQSYALHRGAYQKIFQRLGLDFRIVSAVSGAMGGSASEEFLAPAAAGEDTFVDCPSCDYAANTEAVTATVAPVDGSAVGPVEELDTPDTPTIETLAEYLDVPASATLKNLLVKVTGTSAAGAAGEIVAVGVPGDREIDMGKLGEHLAPATVELVTAEDFVDRPELVRGYVGPQGLAGKAFTYIADPRVAPGTSWITGANKEGKHARNVVTGRDFEVDEYLDVVVVEPGDPCPKCGTGLRIDRAIEIGHIFQLGRKYADAFELDVLGQNGKPARVTMGSYGIGVSRAVAALAEQTHDEKGLCWPREVAPADVHVVAAGKAKQTELALEVGERLGAAGLRVLVDDRAGVSPGVKFTDAELLGVPTIVVAGRRAGEGVVEVKDRRTGEREELSVEEAVARLGA, encoded by the coding sequence ATGGCCAACGCCGCACAGGTCCAGCGCATGTCCCGCTTGATGATCAAGACACTGCGCGACGACCCGGCCGACGCCGAGACCGCAAGCCACAAGCTGCTCGTCCGCGCCGGGTACGTCCGCCGTTCCTCCGCCGGCATCTGGACCTGGCTGCCGCTGGGCATGAAGGTCCTGGAGAACGTCTCCCGCGTCGTCCGCGAAGAGATGGACGCCATCGGCGCGCAGGAAGTCCTGCTGCCGGCCCTGCTGCCCAAGGAGCCCTACGAAACCAGCGGCCGCTGGGAGGAGTACGGCGACCTCCTCTTCCGTCTCAAGGACCGCAAGGGCGCCGACTACCTCCTCGGCCCCACCCACGAGGAGATCTTCACCCTCACGGTCAAGGACCAGTGCACGTCCTACAAGGACCTGCCGGTGATCCTCTACCAGATCCAGACCAAGTACCGCGACGAGGCCCGCCCCCGCTCCGGCGTGCTGCGCGGCCGCGAGTTCCACATGAAGGACTCGTACAGCTTCGACACCACGGACGAGGGCCTGGAGCAGTCCTACGCCCTGCACCGCGGGGCGTACCAGAAGATCTTCCAGCGGCTGGGGCTGGACTTCCGCATCGTGTCCGCCGTGTCCGGCGCGATGGGCGGCTCGGCGTCGGAGGAGTTCCTGGCCCCCGCCGCGGCCGGCGAGGACACCTTCGTGGACTGCCCCTCGTGCGACTACGCGGCGAACACCGAGGCCGTCACGGCCACGGTGGCGCCGGTGGACGGCAGCGCCGTCGGCCCGGTCGAGGAGCTGGACACCCCCGACACCCCGACCATCGAGACGCTCGCCGAGTACCTGGACGTCCCGGCCTCCGCCACCCTGAAGAACCTCCTGGTCAAGGTAACCGGGACATCAGCGGCCGGCGCCGCGGGCGAGATCGTCGCGGTGGGCGTGCCCGGTGACCGCGAAATCGACATGGGCAAGCTGGGCGAGCATCTGGCCCCGGCCACCGTCGAGCTGGTCACCGCCGAGGACTTCGTCGACCGGCCGGAGCTGGTCCGCGGCTATGTCGGCCCGCAGGGCCTGGCAGGGAAGGCGTTCACGTACATCGCCGACCCCCGGGTCGCCCCCGGCACCTCCTGGATCACCGGTGCCAACAAGGAGGGCAAGCACGCCCGTAACGTCGTCACCGGCCGCGACTTCGAGGTCGACGAGTACCTCGACGTGGTCGTCGTCGAGCCCGGCGACCCCTGCCCGAAGTGCGGCACCGGCCTGCGGATCGACCGCGCCATCGAGATCGGCCACATCTTCCAGCTCGGCCGCAAGTACGCGGACGCCTTCGAGCTGGACGTGCTCGGCCAGAACGGCAAGCCCGCCCGCGTCACCATGGGCTCGTACGGCATCGGCGTCTCCCGCGCGGTGGCCGCGCTCGCCGAGCAGACCCACGACGAGAAGGGGCTGTGCTGGCCGCGCGAGGTCGCCCCGGCCGATGTGCACGTCGTCGCCGCCGGCAAGGCCAAGCAGACCGAACTCGCCCTGGAAGTGGGGGAGCGGCTCGGCGCCGCGGGCCTGCGGGTGCTGGTCGACGACCGTGCCGGAGTCTCGCCGGGCGTGAAGTTCACCGACGCCGAACTGCTGGGCGTGCCGACCATCGTGGTCGCGGGGCGGCGCGCGGGCGAGGGGGTTGTCGAGGTGAAGGATCGGCGTACGGGGGAGCGCGAGGAGCTGAGCGTCGAGGAGGCCGTGGCTCGCCTCGGCGCGTGA
- a CDS encoding DUF503 domain-containing protein has protein sequence MYLGTLSFDLLLGDVRSLKEKRSVVRPIVAELHRKYAVSVAEVGDQDLYRRTTIGLAVVSGDPGHVTEVMDRCERLVAARPEVELLSVRRRLHGEDDWS, from the coding sequence ATGTATCTAGGGACGCTGTCCTTCGACCTGCTTCTCGGCGACGTCCGGTCGCTGAAGGAGAAGCGCTCCGTCGTCCGCCCGATCGTCGCCGAGCTGCACCGCAAGTACGCGGTGAGCGTCGCGGAGGTCGGGGACCAGGATCTGTACCGCAGGACCACCATCGGCCTGGCGGTGGTGTCCGGGGACCCGGGGCATGTCACCGAAGTCATGGACCGCTGCGAGCGCCTGGTCGCCGCACGGCCCGAAGTGGAGCTGCTGTCGGTTCGGCGGCGGCTGCACGGCGAAGACGACTGGTCATGA
- a CDS encoding YlxR family protein has product MSGRTHARACPERTCLGCRERAAKGDLLRIVVIEGECAHDPRGTLPGRGAYVHPTLVCLDLAVRRRAFSRAFRGRGPFDTTALRRFIERGAD; this is encoded by the coding sequence GTGTCTGGCCGGACGCATGCCCGCGCATGCCCTGAGCGCACCTGTCTGGGATGCCGGGAGCGAGCGGCCAAGGGCGATTTGCTGCGCATCGTGGTGATCGAGGGTGAGTGTGCCCATGATCCTCGGGGTACGCTGCCCGGCCGGGGTGCCTATGTGCACCCGACACTGGTCTGCCTCGATCTGGCGGTCCGCCGCCGGGCGTTCTCCCGAGCCTTCCGGGGCCGGGGACCGTTCGACACGACGGCATTGCGTCGGTTCATCGAGCGGGGCGCTGATTGA
- the truB gene encoding tRNA pseudouridine(55) synthase TruB, protein MKRQSNKPGGLVIVDKPAGFTSHDVVAKMRGMARTRRVGHAGTLDPMATGVLVLGIERATKLLGHLALTEKEYVGTIRLGQTTVTDDAEGEITASKAAHALAREDIDAGIAALTGEIMQIPSKVSAIKIDGKRSYSRVRDGEDVEIPARPVTVSSFAVHSAHETEAEDGTPVTDLLVSVVCSSGTYIRALARDLGAGLGVGGHLTALRRTRVGPYKLDQARTLERIQHAVDDAEGAGLPVMPLGEAAAAAFTRWDVTEPAARLLLNGARIPMPRFGGDGPVAAFGPDGTFVALVENRAGRARSLAVFG, encoded by the coding sequence ATGAAGCGGCAGAGCAACAAGCCGGGAGGCCTTGTCATCGTCGACAAGCCGGCCGGCTTCACTTCGCACGACGTCGTGGCGAAGATGCGGGGCATGGCCCGCACCCGCCGGGTCGGGCATGCCGGCACGCTCGACCCGATGGCCACGGGCGTGCTCGTCCTGGGCATCGAGCGGGCCACCAAGCTGCTCGGCCATCTCGCGCTGACGGAGAAGGAGTACGTCGGCACGATCCGGCTCGGGCAGACGACGGTCACCGATGACGCGGAGGGCGAGATCACCGCGTCGAAGGCGGCGCACGCCCTGGCCCGCGAGGACATCGACGCCGGGATCGCCGCGCTGACCGGCGAGATCATGCAGATCCCGTCGAAGGTCAGCGCCATCAAGATCGACGGCAAGCGGTCGTACTCGCGGGTCCGGGACGGTGAGGACGTGGAGATCCCGGCCCGGCCGGTCACCGTCTCCTCGTTCGCGGTGCACTCCGCGCACGAGACCGAGGCGGAGGACGGCACCCCGGTCACCGATCTGCTGGTCTCCGTCGTCTGCTCGTCCGGTACGTACATCCGCGCGCTGGCCCGCGACCTGGGCGCCGGGCTCGGCGTCGGCGGCCATCTGACCGCGCTGCGGCGCACACGGGTGGGCCCGTACAAGCTGGACCAGGCACGCACGCTGGAGCGGATTCAGCATGCGGTGGATGACGCCGAGGGCGCCGGGCTGCCGGTCATGCCGCTCGGTGAGGCCGCCGCTGCGGCCTTCACCCGCTGGGACGTCACCGAGCCGGCCGCGCGCCTGTTGCTCAACGGCGCGCGGATTCCGATGCCGCGCTTCGGTGGGGACGGGCCCGTGGCGGCCTTCGGGCCGGACGGGACGTTTGTGGCGCTGGTGGAGAATCGCGCCGGGAGGGCGAGGAGTCTTGCTGTTTTCGGCTGA
- a CDS encoding aminoglycoside phosphotransferase family protein — protein sequence MATAPIEPPQRLLNSLPGDPEGPVRDWLEALPTLVQQRLEGWELTLERVHAPGGRSSLVALVRQQGGTPAALKIPVPGRASALEGAALTVWDGWGAVRLLRSDEASGALLLERLQSGVSLRSLPEAKALLEAAGTVRRLWVPPGEEHPFETLTDHTEQAVTALRTADSLPRAAAPLIEEALELRRTLPAESQERFLLHGAFRQGKVLAGERAPWLAIGPAPVVGERAYDLASLVLDRFEDLAAGSGAAAATRRRVAKLADSLDVDRDRLRNWALYRAVRAGVRESAGGDRRRGELLLEFATWL from the coding sequence ATGGCAACGGCCCCCATCGAACCGCCGCAACGGTTGCTGAACTCGTTGCCCGGCGATCCGGAAGGCCCCGTACGGGACTGGCTGGAGGCACTGCCGACACTGGTTCAACAGCGGCTGGAGGGCTGGGAGTTGACGCTGGAAAGGGTGCACGCCCCCGGTGGCCGCAGCAGTCTCGTCGCGCTCGTACGGCAGCAGGGCGGGACGCCCGCGGCACTGAAGATCCCGGTGCCGGGGCGCGCTTCCGCACTGGAGGGCGCGGCGCTGACCGTGTGGGACGGCTGGGGCGCGGTGCGGCTGCTGCGGTCCGACGAGGCAAGCGGTGCGCTCCTCCTGGAGCGGCTGCAGAGCGGGGTGTCGCTGCGGTCGCTGCCGGAGGCCAAGGCGCTGCTGGAAGCGGCGGGCACGGTGCGCCGCCTATGGGTGCCACCGGGCGAGGAGCACCCCTTCGAGACGCTGACCGACCACACGGAGCAGGCAGTGACGGCGCTGCGGACCGCGGACTCCCTGCCGCGCGCGGCCGCACCGCTGATCGAGGAGGCGCTGGAGCTGCGCCGGACGCTGCCGGCCGAATCCCAGGAACGATTCCTGCTGCACGGCGCGTTCCGGCAGGGCAAGGTGCTGGCCGGTGAGCGGGCACCATGGCTGGCGATCGGGCCGGCGCCGGTGGTCGGCGAGCGGGCGTACGACCTGGCAAGCCTGGTGCTGGACCGCTTCGAAGACCTTGCGGCCGGCTCAGGCGCGGCCGCCGCGACCCGCCGCAGGGTGGCCAAACTGGCCGACTCCTTGGACGTCGACCGGGACCGGCTGCGCAACTGGGCACTGTACCGAGCGGTGCGCGCAGGGGTACGGGAGTCGGCGGGGGGAGATCGGCGGCGGGGGGAGCTGTTGTTGGAGTTCGCGACCTGGCTGTAG
- the nusA gene encoding transcription termination factor NusA has translation MDIDMSALRGLVREKEISFDLLVEAIESALLIAYHRTDGSRRHARVELDRGTGHVTVWAKEDPQDVPEGAEPREFDDTPSGFGRIAATTAKQVILQRLRDAEEEVTFGEYAGREGDVVTGVVQQGKDPKNILVDIGRLEAILPVQEQVPGEDYAHGTRLRSYVVRVVKGVRGPSVTLSRTHPNLVKKLFAMEVPEIADGSVEIAAIAREAGHRTKIAVRSTRSGLNAKGACIGPMGGRVRAVMAELNGEKIDIVDWSDDPAELVANALSPARVSKVEIMDLAARSARVTVPDYQLSLAIGKEGQNARLAARLTGWRIDIRPDTEHQAPQD, from the coding sequence GTGGACATCGACATGAGTGCCCTGCGGGGACTGGTGCGAGAGAAGGAGATCTCGTTCGACCTGCTGGTCGAGGCGATCGAGTCGGCCCTCCTCATCGCATACCACCGCACCGACGGCAGCCGTCGGCACGCGCGGGTGGAGCTGGACCGCGGCACCGGGCATGTGACGGTGTGGGCGAAGGAAGATCCGCAGGACGTGCCGGAGGGCGCCGAGCCCCGCGAGTTCGACGACACCCCCTCCGGTTTCGGGCGGATCGCGGCGACCACCGCCAAGCAGGTCATCCTGCAGCGGCTGCGGGACGCCGAGGAGGAGGTCACCTTCGGCGAGTACGCCGGACGTGAGGGCGATGTCGTCACCGGTGTCGTGCAGCAGGGCAAGGACCCCAAGAACATCCTGGTCGACATCGGCAGGCTGGAGGCCATCCTGCCGGTGCAGGAGCAGGTCCCCGGCGAGGACTACGCGCACGGGACGCGGCTGCGGTCATACGTCGTCCGAGTGGTCAAGGGTGTGCGCGGGCCGTCCGTGACGCTGTCGCGTACGCACCCCAATCTGGTGAAGAAGCTCTTCGCCATGGAGGTCCCGGAGATCGCGGACGGCTCGGTGGAGATCGCCGCCATCGCACGGGAGGCCGGCCACCGCACCAAGATCGCGGTGCGCTCCACCCGCTCCGGGCTGAACGCCAAGGGGGCCTGCATCGGCCCGATGGGCGGCCGGGTGCGCGCCGTCATGGCCGAGCTGAACGGTGAGAAGATCGACATCGTGGACTGGTCGGACGACCCGGCCGAGCTGGTGGCGAACGCGCTGTCGCCGGCCCGGGTCAGCAAGGTCGAGATCATGGACCTGGCGGCCCGTTCCGCCCGGGTCACCGTCCCCGACTACCAGCTGTCACTGGCCATCGGCAAAGAGGGACAGAACGCCCGGCTCGCCGCCCGTCTCACGGGCTGGCGGATCGACATCCGCCCGGACACCGAGCACCAGGCACCACAGGACTGA
- the infB gene encoding translation initiation factor IF-2 codes for MAKVRVYELAKEFGVESKVVMAKLQELGEFVRSASSTIEAPVVRKLTDAFQAGGGSGRAASGKPAAPRKSAPAKPSPSAPSPAKAARPAAPKPGAPKPGPAAPAPAAPETPKITPAPTPGPRPTPSPKAAAPKPAPAAPAQPEFQAPPAAPSGPRPGATPGPRPGRPSPAQGGQGRGGAPRSGGDRQGGRTGGARPGPRPGNNPFTSSGSTGMARPQAPRPGGAPRPGGQGGPGGAPRSGGQGGQPRPQGQGGARPTPGGMPRPQGAAPGGAGPRPGGGNRPNPGMMPQRPAAGPRPGPGGGGGGRGPGGAGRPGGGGGRPGGGGGFAGRPGGGGGRPGGGGGFAGRPGGGGPGGGGFGGRPGFGGRPGGPGGRGGTQGAFGRPGGPARRGRKSKRQRRQEYEAMQAPSVGGVLLPRGNGQKVRLSRGASLTDFAEKINANPASLVQVMLNLGEMVTATQSVSDETLQLLGDEMNYVVEIVSPEEEDRELLESFDIDFGENEGGEEMLVARPPVVTVMGHVDHGKTRLLDAIRKTNVIAGEAGGITQHIGAYQVATEVNDEERRLTFIDTPGHEAFTAMRARGAKSTDIAILVVAANDGVMPQTIEALNHAKAAEVPIVVAVNKIDVEGADPTKVRGQLTEFGLVAEEYGGDTMFVDISAKNGVNIDSLLEAVVLTADAALDLRANAEQDAQGIAIEAHLDRGRGAVATVLVQRGTLRVGETMVVGDAYGRVRAMLDDKGNNVEEAGPSTPVLVLGLTNVPGAGDNFLVVDEDRTARQIAEKRAARERNAAFAKRTRRVSLEDLDKVLKAGEVQQLNLIIKGDASGSVEALESSLLQLDVGEEVDIRVLHRGVGAVTESDINLASGSDAIVIGFNVRAEGRATQMAEREGVDVRYYSVIYQAIEEIEAALKGMLKPEYEEVELGTAEIREVFKSSKLGNIAGVIIRSGEVRRNTKARLVRDGKVVAESLNIDGLRRFKDDVTEIREGFEGGINLGNFNDIKVDDVIATYEMREKPRG; via the coding sequence GTGGCTAAGGTCCGGGTATACGAACTCGCCAAGGAGTTCGGCGTTGAGAGCAAGGTCGTCATGGCCAAGCTCCAAGAACTTGGTGAATTCGTCCGTTCGGCGTCCTCGACGATCGAGGCGCCGGTTGTTCGCAAGTTGACCGACGCTTTCCAGGCAGGCGGCGGCAGTGGCCGCGCAGCCTCTGGCAAGCCCGCGGCGCCGCGCAAGTCGGCCCCCGCCAAGCCGTCCCCGTCGGCCCCGTCGCCGGCGAAGGCGGCGCGTCCGGCCGCCCCGAAGCCGGGCGCCCCCAAGCCGGGCCCCGCGGCTCCCGCCCCGGCGGCCCCCGAAACCCCCAAGATCACTCCCGCCCCGACGCCGGGTCCGCGCCCCACGCCGTCCCCGAAGGCGGCGGCACCCAAGCCCGCTCCGGCCGCGCCCGCGCAGCCCGAGTTCCAGGCTCCGCCGGCCGCTCCGTCGGGTCCCCGTCCCGGTGCCACCCCCGGCCCGCGTCCGGGCCGTCCGTCGCCCGCGCAGGGCGGTCAGGGCCGTGGCGGCGCTCCGCGTTCCGGCGGCGACCGTCAGGGCGGCCGTACCGGCGGTGCCCGTCCGGGCCCCCGTCCGGGCAACAACCCCTTCACGTCCAGTGGCTCCACGGGCATGGCCCGTCCGCAGGCCCCCCGTCCCGGTGGCGCCCCGCGTCCCGGCGGCCAGGGCGGCCCCGGTGGCGCGCCGCGCTCCGGTGGCCAGGGCGGTCAGCCCCGGCCGCAGGGCCAGGGCGGCGCCCGTCCGACCCCCGGTGGTATGCCCCGTCCGCAGGGTGCGGCTCCCGGCGGTGCCGGCCCGCGTCCCGGCGGCGGTAACCGTCCGAACCCGGGCATGATGCCGCAGCGTCCCGCTGCCGGCCCGCGTCCCGGCCCCGGTGGTGGTGGCGGCGGCCGCGGTCCCGGCGGTGCCGGTCGTCCCGGTGGCGGCGGCGGTCGTCCCGGTGGCGGCGGCGGTTTCGCCGGTCGTCCCGGTGGCGGCGGCGGTCGTCCCGGTGGCGGCGGCGGTTTCGCCGGTCGTCCCGGTGGCGGCGGTCCCGGTGGCGGCGGCTTCGGCGGCCGTCCCGGCTTCGGCGGTCGTCCCGGCGGCCCCGGTGGCCGCGGTGGCACGCAGGGTGCGTTCGGCCGTCCCGGCGGTCCGGCGCGTCGTGGCCGCAAGTCGAAGCGCCAGAGGCGCCAGGAGTACGAGGCCATGCAGGCCCCGTCGGTCGGCGGCGTCCTGCTGCCGCGCGGCAACGGCCAGAAGGTCCGGCTCTCGCGCGGTGCCTCGCTGACGGACTTCGCGGAGAAGATCAACGCCAACCCGGCGTCGCTCGTCCAGGTCATGCTGAACCTGGGGGAGATGGTCACCGCGACCCAGTCGGTCTCCGACGAGACGCTGCAGCTCCTCGGCGATGAGATGAACTACGTCGTCGAGATCGTCAGCCCGGAGGAGGAGGACCGCGAGCTTCTGGAGTCCTTCGACATCGACTTCGGTGAGAACGAGGGCGGCGAGGAGATGCTCGTCGCGCGTCCGCCGGTGGTGACCGTCATGGGTCACGTCGACCACGGTAAGACCCGCCTGCTGGACGCGATCCGCAAGACGAACGTCATCGCGGGCGAGGCCGGCGGCATCACGCAGCACATCGGTGCGTACCAGGTCGCGACCGAGGTCAACGACGAAGAGCGTCGCCTCACCTTCATCGACACCCCGGGTCACGAGGCGTTCACCGCCATGCGTGCCCGTGGTGCCAAGTCGACCGACATCGCGATCCTCGTGGTGGCGGCCAACGACGGTGTCATGCCGCAGACGATCGAGGCGCTGAACCACGCCAAGGCGGCCGAGGTGCCGATCGTGGTCGCGGTCAACAAGATCGACGTCGAGGGCGCCGACCCGACCAAGGTGCGCGGCCAGCTCACCGAGTTCGGTCTGGTGGCCGAGGAGTACGGCGGCGACACGATGTTCGTCGACATCTCCGCCAAGAACGGTGTCAACATCGACAGCCTGCTGGAGGCCGTCGTGCTCACCGCGGACGCCGCGCTCGACCTGCGCGCCAACGCGGAGCAGGACGCGCAGGGCATCGCGATCGAGGCCCACCTCGACCGCGGCCGTGGCGCCGTGGCGACCGTCCTGGTCCAGCGCGGCACGCTGCGCGTCGGCGAGACGATGGTCGTCGGCGACGCGTACGGCCGGGTCCGGGCGATGCTCGACGACAAGGGCAACAACGTCGAGGAAGCGGGTCCGTCGACCCCCGTCCTGGTCCTGGGTCTGACCAACGTCCCGGGCGCCGGCGACAACTTCCTGGTGGTCGATGAGGACCGTACGGCCCGCCAGATCGCCGAGAAGCGCGCGGCGCGCGAGCGCAACGCGGCCTTCGCCAAGCGCACCCGCCGGGTGTCGCTGGAGGACCTGGACAAGGTCCTCAAGGCCGGCGAGGTCCAGCAGCTCAACCTCATCATCAAGGGCGACGCTTCTGGTTCCGTCGAGGCCCTGGAGTCCTCGCTGCTCCAGCTCGACGTCGGCGAAGAGGTCGACATCCGGGTGCTGCACCGCGGCGTCGGTGCGGTAACGGAGTCCGACATCAACCTGGCGTCCGGCTCCGACGCGATCGTCATCGGCTTCAACGTGCGCGCCGAAGGCCGTGCCACGCAGATGGCCGAGCGCGAGGGCGTCGACGTCCGCTACTACTCGGTCATCTACCAGGCGATCGAGGAGATCGAGGCGGCCCTCAAGGGCATGCTCAAGCCGGAGTACGAGGAGGTCGAGCTCGGTACGGCGGAGATCCGCGAGGTCTTCAAGTCGTCCAAGCTGGGCAACATCGCGGGTGTCATCATCCGCTCCGGCGAGGTCAGGCGGAACACCAAGGCCCGCCTGGTCCGCGACGGCAAGGTCGTCGCGGAGAGCCTCAACATCGATGGTCTGCGCCGCTTCAAGGACGACGTCACCGAGATCCGCGAAGGCTTCGAGGGTGGTATCAACCTCGGAAACTTCAACGACATCAAGGTCGACGACGTCATCGCGACGTACGAGATGCGCGAGAAGCCGCGCGGCTGA
- the rimP gene encoding ribosome maturation factor RimP, with translation MSTTQSERLRGLLEPLVAARDLDLEEIEVTPAGKRRVLRIVVDSDDGVQLDECAELSREASQALDDTDVMGGAPYTLEVSSPGADRPLTEPRHYRRATGRLIKAQLTVEAGAGELVARIVAVDDTALDLEVPGVKGRKPTSRRIAFDEIAKARVELEFNRKSDKRDTRQDEKIDKTRTDENKEEA, from the coding sequence ATGAGCACCACCCAGAGCGAGAGGCTGCGCGGACTGCTTGAACCGCTCGTCGCCGCGCGAGACCTGGATCTGGAAGAGATCGAGGTGACACCGGCGGGCAAGCGGCGGGTGCTGAGGATCGTGGTCGACTCCGATGACGGCGTCCAGCTGGACGAGTGCGCCGAGCTGAGCCGCGAGGCATCCCAGGCGCTGGACGACACCGATGTGATGGGCGGCGCCCCGTACACCCTTGAGGTGTCCTCACCCGGCGCCGACCGGCCGCTGACCGAGCCGCGGCACTACCGCCGCGCCACCGGACGCCTCATCAAGGCCCAACTGACCGTGGAGGCGGGCGCCGGCGAGCTGGTCGCCCGCATCGTCGCCGTCGACGACACCGCCCTGGACCTTGAAGTCCCGGGCGTCAAGGGGCGCAAGCCGACCTCCCGCCGCATCGCCTTCGACGAGATCGCCAAGGCGCGGGTCGAGCTGGAGTTCAACCGCAAGTCCGACAAGCGCGACACGCGGCAGGACGAGAAGATCGACAAGACCAGAACCGACGAGAACAAGGAGGAGGCGTAG